From one Flavobacterium kingsejongi genomic stretch:
- a CDS encoding 4Fe-4S dicluster domain-containing protein, whose translation MAIIITDECINCGACEPECPNTAIYEGADDWRYKDGTKLSGKIILPNGEEVDANDPQTPISDDIYYIVPGKCTECKGFHDEPQCAAVCPVDCCVPDDNHVESDETLLNRQAFLHDE comes from the coding sequence ATGGCAATCATAATAACAGACGAATGTATTAACTGCGGAGCATGCGAGCCGGAGTGCCCAAATACAGCGATATATGAAGGTGCTGATGATTGGCGATATAAAGACGGAACGAAATTAAGCGGAAAAATAATTTTGCCTAATGGAGAAGAAGTGGATGCTAATGATCCTCAGACGCCTATTTCAGATGATATTTATTACATTGTCCCTGGAAAATGTACAGAATGTAAAGGGTTTCACGACGAACCTCAATGTGCGGCAGTATGTCCTGTAGATTGTTGTGTCCCGGATGATAACCATGTCGAAAGTGATGAAACACTA
- a CDS encoding DUF6787 family protein → MEKLKQRWGISSNFQIVMIFIVFAVTGSTSAYLSKPVLALFGLSKETISLWVYYPLYIILIFPIYQVLLVTFGFLFGQFTFFWNFEKKMLRSMGLGFLVGSKKQ, encoded by the coding sequence ATGGAAAAGTTGAAGCAACGTTGGGGAATATCTTCCAACTTTCAGATTGTAATGATTTTTATAGTATTTGCAGTGACAGGTTCCACATCCGCGTACCTTTCCAAACCCGTATTAGCTCTTTTTGGCTTATCAAAAGAAACTATATCCCTTTGGGTTTATTACCCACTTTACATCATTCTGATCTTCCCTATTTACCAGGTTTTACTGGTTACTTTTGGGTTTCTGTTTGGACAGTTTACCTTCTTCTGGAACTTTGAGAAGAAAATGCTCCGCAGCATGGGGCTCGGTTTTTTAGTCGGCTCCAAAAAACAATAA
- a CDS encoding DUF6146 family protein, with product MKNIVFASIIILLAISCGSHNTTQFASSGSTNDTIKIANDSIGYEVIIIEPGFNSYINSIARPRGYYSQNYLENKNQLWVREWNSRVNQPFRYDPNLYEMQIDYNAGTDYGYEVNYLLYNYLVYFQNKYKQSLFGFVPHN from the coding sequence ATGAAAAATATAGTCTTTGCCAGTATCATCATCCTGCTCGCCATAAGCTGTGGCTCACACAACACTACTCAGTTTGCCAGCTCCGGCAGTACCAACGATACCATAAAAATTGCCAATGACAGTATCGGGTATGAAGTCATCATCATCGAACCCGGATTCAATAGCTACATTAATTCTATTGCACGTCCCCGTGGCTATTACAGCCAGAATTACCTCGAGAATAAAAACCAGCTTTGGGTACGGGAATGGAATAGCAGGGTCAATCAGCCCTTCCGGTATGACCCAAATTTATATGAAATGCAAATTGATTACAATGCCGGTACGGATTATGGCTATGAGGTAAATTACCTGCTGTATAATTATCTGGTATACTTCCAAAATAAATACAAACAGTCCTTATTTGGATTTGTTCCACATAACTAA
- a CDS encoding DUF937 domain-containing protein — protein MAGLLDLLNSDTGKQIIDGISQKAGVSSTETSSVLTSALPQLAGALQSNAATPEGASGLLGALTGGKHDGSILDNLSGFLGSGDATAEGGSILGHIFGNNQDATQNAISAKTGVSSDKVSAILKMAAPIIMGYLGKQTKANNVGSAGGLSDMLGGLLGGGSGGGLTSVLDQNGDGKLDMSDATAALSGKKGGIGGFLSSLFGK, from the coding sequence ATGGCAGGACTATTGGATTTATTAAACAGTGATACGGGAAAGCAGATTATTGACGGAATAAGTCAAAAAGCAGGGGTCAGCAGTACTGAAACCTCTTCTGTTTTAACCTCAGCTTTACCGCAGTTGGCAGGCGCCTTACAAAGTAATGCTGCAACCCCTGAAGGAGCTTCCGGATTATTAGGCGCTTTAACCGGTGGCAAACATGACGGAAGCATTTTAGATAATCTTTCGGGGTTCCTGGGTAGTGGTGACGCTACTGCTGAAGGTGGCAGTATTCTCGGGCACATCTTCGGAAATAACCAGGATGCCACACAGAATGCCATCAGTGCCAAAACCGGTGTGAGCAGCGATAAGGTAAGTGCCATCCTCAAAATGGCCGCGCCAATTATCATGGGTTACCTTGGAAAGCAGACCAAGGCCAATAATGTAGGCTCGGCAGGTGGACTAAGTGATATGCTGGGCGGATTACTGGGCGGCGGTTCCGGAGGTGGATTAACTTCCGTACTGGACCAGAATGGTGATGGAAAACTGGACATGAGCGACGCTACTGCTGCGCTGTCCGGTAAAAAAGGAGGAATTGGCGGATTTCTTAGCAGCCTCTTTGGAAAATAA
- a CDS encoding D-2-hydroxyacid dehydrogenase produces MKILANDGISKSGIEALEKGGFEVITTKVAQEQVANFINTNNVSVLLVRSATKVRKDIIDSCPGLKVIGRGGVGMDNIDVEYARSKGIHVINTPASSSESVAELVFAHLFTGVRFLHDSNRNMPLEGDLKFDSLKKAYANGVELRGKTLGIIGFGRIGRAVAKIALGLGMRVIASDKFVGNAEIKVDFYNGQFINVEIITEPIEDIFKHSDFISLHVPAQQDGYVIGKTQFDSMKDGVGIINAARGGIINEVELIAALDSGKVLFAGLDVYETEPTPSVQILMHPKVSLTPHIGAATNEAQDRIGTELAEQIISLLKLDIA; encoded by the coding sequence ATGAAAATATTAGCAAATGACGGGATTTCAAAAAGTGGAATCGAAGCTTTGGAGAAAGGCGGATTTGAAGTTATTACCACTAAAGTAGCCCAGGAGCAGGTTGCAAATTTCATCAACACAAACAACGTCAGCGTACTCTTAGTGCGCAGTGCTACAAAAGTGCGCAAAGACATCATCGATAGCTGCCCGGGACTTAAGGTAATCGGTCGTGGTGGTGTTGGTATGGACAACATTGACGTGGAATATGCACGTTCCAAAGGGATTCATGTCATCAATACGCCTGCTTCTTCATCAGAATCCGTAGCAGAGCTTGTTTTTGCCCATTTGTTTACTGGCGTACGTTTCCTGCATGACTCCAACAGAAACATGCCTTTGGAAGGAGACCTTAAATTTGATTCCCTGAAAAAAGCATACGCTAACGGGGTCGAATTGCGAGGTAAAACTTTAGGCATCATTGGTTTTGGCCGTATCGGGCGTGCTGTAGCAAAAATTGCTTTAGGATTAGGCATGCGCGTTATTGCTTCTGACAAATTTGTAGGCAATGCTGAAATTAAAGTTGATTTTTATAATGGCCAGTTTATTAATGTTGAAATCATTACCGAACCGATAGAGGATATCTTTAAGCATTCGGATTTCATTTCCCTGCATGTACCGGCACAACAAGACGGCTATGTAATTGGAAAAACACAATTTGACTCTATGAAAGATGGTGTTGGAATTATCAATGCGGCCCGTGGTGGGATTATCAATGAAGTCGAGCTGATTGCGGCACTGGACAGTGGCAAAGTTCTATTCGCCGGACTGGATGTCTACGAAACAGAACCTACACCGTCCGTACAAATCCTGATGCATCCAAAAGTGTCGCTAACGCCTCATATTGGAGCAGCAACGAATGAAGCACAAGACCGTATTGGAACCGAATTAGCAGAACAGATTATCAGCCTTTTAAAGCTGGATATCGCTTAA
- the serC gene encoding 3-phosphoserine/phosphohydroxythreonine transaminase — MKKHNYSAGPCILPQEVFEKAAQAVLNFNDSGLSILEISHRSKDFVAVMEEARALALELLGLTGKGYQALFLQGGASLEFLRVPYNLLKENGQAAYLDTGTWANAAIKEAKPFGETLVVASSKPENYNHIPKNYTVPATADYFHCTSNNTIFGTQIKEFPALDIPVVCDMSSDIFSRQLDFTKFDLIYAGAQKNMGPAGTTLIVVKESILGTTGRNIPNILNYQQHIEKESMYNTPPVFAVYTSLLTLQWLKNLGGIPAIEKINEAKATLLYTEIDRNPLFRGTAAKEDRSNMNATFLLNDEAHAPVFDGLWKAAGISGLPGHRSVGGYRASMYNALPLESVQVLVDVMKDLETKV; from the coding sequence ATGAAAAAACACAACTACAGCGCAGGACCTTGTATACTACCACAGGAAGTCTTCGAAAAAGCGGCACAAGCCGTATTAAATTTTAATGATTCCGGGTTATCCATATTGGAAATTTCACACCGCAGCAAAGATTTTGTTGCCGTCATGGAAGAAGCCCGTGCACTCGCACTGGAATTACTGGGACTTACTGGAAAAGGCTACCAGGCCTTATTTTTACAGGGAGGTGCCAGCCTGGAATTCCTCAGGGTGCCTTACAATTTACTCAAAGAAAACGGACAAGCGGCATATTTAGATACCGGAACATGGGCTAATGCTGCTATCAAAGAAGCAAAACCTTTTGGTGAAACATTGGTAGTCGCTTCTTCCAAACCGGAAAATTACAATCATATCCCAAAAAACTATACTGTTCCTGCTACTGCTGATTATTTTCACTGTACGAGTAACAATACCATTTTTGGTACCCAGATAAAAGAATTCCCAGCACTTGACATTCCTGTGGTATGCGACATGAGTTCTGATATTTTTTCCCGCCAGTTGGACTTTACAAAATTTGACCTGATTTATGCCGGTGCACAGAAAAACATGGGCCCTGCCGGAACCACGCTTATTGTCGTAAAAGAATCCATACTGGGAACTACCGGAAGGAATATCCCGAACATATTGAATTACCAGCAGCATATTGAAAAGGAAAGCATGTACAATACTCCCCCGGTATTTGCAGTTTACACGTCACTACTAACATTGCAATGGCTAAAAAACCTGGGCGGTATTCCAGCAATTGAAAAAATAAACGAAGCCAAAGCCACGTTATTGTATACCGAAATCGATCGCAATCCTTTATTCCGTGGTACTGCTGCCAAAGAAGACCGTTCTAACATGAATGCAACGTTCCTGCTAAACGATGAGGCACATGCTCCGGTATTTGATGGGTTATGGAAAGCAGCGGGTATCTCAGGATTACCAGGACACCGTTCTGTGGGCGGCTACCGGGCATCCATGTATAACGCCCTGCCACTGGAAAGCGTACAGGTATTGGTCGATGTAATGAAAGATCTGGAAACGAAAGTATAA
- a CDS encoding acyl-CoA reductase: MTLADKKKAFITLGTFLSQFSLDHNEKKENVPHNDRFFDSFSSLIKLLQSHNGWYTEEQVTFALHSWAEALTAANLDEWLKPYSLDNTTPKNVGLILAGNIPLVGFHDFLSVLISGHKVLVKTSSNDQHLLPFLAKYLIAVAPGFQERITFCEGKLENFDAVIATGSNNTARYFEYYFKDKPSIIRKNRNSAAVLTGDETKEQLIGLGEDIFRYFGLGCRNVSKLFLPENYDFALLFEALYEYRDVIYYEKYANNYDYNKAVFLMSNFKLLDNEFLTLKEDPGYASPISSVFYEYYSDLNQLTGRLMEERDSLQCIVTAADIPSRTAFGTTQQPKLWDYADNVDTIAFLTTL; the protein is encoded by the coding sequence ATGACATTAGCAGACAAAAAAAAGGCATTTATCACACTGGGAACTTTTTTAAGCCAGTTTTCTTTGGATCACAATGAAAAAAAAGAAAATGTACCCCACAATGATCGTTTCTTTGATTCCTTCAGTTCCCTGATCAAACTGTTGCAGTCTCATAATGGATGGTACACCGAAGAGCAGGTTACCTTTGCCCTTCACTCCTGGGCCGAAGCACTTACGGCTGCTAATTTGGACGAATGGCTAAAACCCTATTCCTTAGACAATACCACACCAAAAAATGTTGGGCTGATTTTAGCGGGTAATATCCCACTGGTCGGTTTTCATGATTTCCTGAGCGTATTGATTAGCGGACATAAAGTATTGGTAAAAACCTCATCCAATGATCAGCACCTCCTGCCTTTTTTAGCCAAGTACCTTATTGCCGTTGCACCTGGATTTCAGGAAAGAATTACGTTTTGCGAAGGAAAGCTTGAAAATTTTGACGCCGTTATTGCAACGGGAAGCAATAATACAGCCCGCTATTTCGAATATTATTTCAAGGACAAACCTTCCATCATACGCAAAAACAGGAATTCCGCTGCTGTACTCACAGGAGACGAAACCAAAGAGCAGCTTATCGGGCTGGGAGAAGATATTTTTCGCTATTTCGGATTGGGATGCCGTAATGTTTCCAAATTATTCCTTCCTGAAAATTATGATTTCGCATTACTTTTCGAAGCACTTTACGAATACCGTGATGTGATTTATTATGAAAAATACGCCAACAACTACGATTACAATAAGGCTGTATTCCTAATGAGTAACTTCAAACTTCTGGATAATGAGTTTTTAACGCTGAAGGAAGATCCGGGATATGCCTCACCGATTTCCAGCGTTTTTTATGAATATTATTCCGATTTAAACCAGTTGACCGGCCGCTTGATGGAAGAAAGAGACAGCTTGCAATGTATTGTTACTGCAGCCGATATCCCTTCCCGTACCGCTTTTGGGACCACACAACAGCCAAAGTTGTGGGATTATGCGGATAACGTCGATACTATTGCATTTCTGACCACACTATAA
- a CDS encoding M20/M25/M40 family metallo-hydrolase, producing the protein MKRLFKSYYPCFAALFYFISGSGQSYVPVYAGIADQCSETRIIQNLTEFENLGIKSKGTAAQANTLTWLKNKYLSYGYTLSQITTDSFSYGGSTSVNLIVTKTGTVYPNTFVIIDGHYDTIYGPGTNDNGSGVAVILEIAKLLQNVSTEYSIKFINFSGEEDGLLGSQHYVTTVVNGTVPKMNIRLVFNIDEVGGVAGANNNTIMCERDTDNNPSTNNAASNTMTAQLIACVNLYSSLTPSLSYAYSSDYVPFENNGEIITGFFEGNESTHPHSSSDRLINMDPAYVHQVARAATGAALHFAKATQATLDIATNEKDYGVSFFPVPAHNRLTIHRGDLGGVSYRFTLTDLSGKIVLDTQIQHPGTEETITLVNLASGVYSAAVIAGEASVTKKIVIE; encoded by the coding sequence ATGAAACGTCTTTTTAAAAGCTATTACCCCTGTTTTGCAGCTTTATTTTATTTTATATCCGGTAGCGGCCAATCTTATGTCCCGGTATATGCCGGAATAGCGGACCAGTGTTCTGAAACCCGGATCATCCAGAATTTAACGGAATTTGAGAATTTAGGAATAAAATCCAAAGGAACGGCTGCACAGGCCAATACGCTTACCTGGCTCAAGAATAAATACCTGAGTTATGGTTATACGCTTTCGCAGATTACAACGGATTCCTTCTCCTATGGAGGCAGTACTTCGGTCAATCTTATTGTAACCAAAACCGGGACGGTATACCCGAATACTTTTGTGATCATTGATGGGCATTATGATACGATTTACGGTCCCGGAACAAATGACAATGGGAGTGGGGTAGCGGTGATCTTAGAGATTGCAAAGCTCCTGCAGAATGTTTCGACAGAATATTCTATAAAATTTATTAATTTCAGTGGCGAGGAAGATGGTTTATTAGGCAGCCAGCATTATGTGACTACCGTGGTAAATGGTACGGTACCAAAAATGAACATTCGCCTGGTTTTTAATATTGATGAAGTAGGCGGTGTGGCAGGTGCGAATAACAATACGATTATGTGTGAGCGCGATACGGATAATAATCCTTCAACAAATAATGCTGCATCCAATACTATGACGGCACAGTTGATAGCGTGTGTGAATCTGTATTCTTCCTTAACGCCGAGTTTGTCCTATGCTTACAGTTCCGATTATGTGCCTTTCGAAAATAATGGTGAAATCATTACCGGTTTTTTTGAGGGAAATGAATCAACGCATCCGCATTCCAGTTCCGATCGATTGATAAATATGGATCCTGCTTATGTACATCAGGTCGCGCGTGCCGCTACTGGTGCTGCGTTACATTTTGCAAAAGCTACCCAGGCTACACTCGATATTGCTACAAACGAAAAGGATTATGGAGTGTCTTTTTTTCCTGTTCCTGCACACAACAGGCTTACGATTCACCGGGGTGACCTGGGCGGAGTTTCGTATCGTTTTACCCTGACCGATTTATCCGGAAAAATAGTATTGGATACCCAAATCCAGCATCCCGGAACGGAAGAGACTATCACATTAGTGAACCTGGCTTCCGGAGTGTACAGTGCTGCTGTAATCGCTGGAGAAGCGTCAGTGACAAAAAAGATTGTTATTGAATAG